In a single window of the Acidobacteriota bacterium genome:
- the mtaB gene encoding tRNA (N(6)-L-threonylcarbamoyladenosine(37)-C(2))-methylthiotransferase MtaB has protein sequence MRFYLHSFGCRVNQADGDGLADALAAVGHVAVADPAAADLIILNSCTVTHRGDADLRQTVRRLHRAHPSARLAVTGCYAERAPQDAAALPGVSVVAGTGDPARLVAALAAGRTVPGGTGSAPAAAMDVPVAWRGHTRPMVKVQDGCDAACAYCIVPAVRGAERSATPDAVTARVAALAAAGAREIILTGIHLGRYGHTLTPPASLTDLLERLLRDTPIGRVRLSSVEPLEFDAALLALIGREPRLAPHFHVPLQSGSAAVLARMGRPYTPDQYLAVVRRLAALRPLAALGADVIAGFPGETEAEFQETTALVAASPLTYLHVFPFSPRPGTPAAAMRGRLPERETARRTRILRGVSQEKRRRHLEACLGRALPALVLRSGGRFAGSQALTENYITLTLAEALPPNTAVDVRIRTIDSRGQASGTLV, from the coding sequence ATGCGCTTCTACCTGCATTCGTTCGGCTGCCGCGTCAACCAGGCCGACGGCGACGGCCTGGCCGACGCCCTGGCCGCCGTCGGGCATGTCGCCGTGGCTGACCCCGCCGCCGCCGACCTCATCATCCTGAACTCCTGCACCGTCACCCATCGTGGCGACGCCGACCTCCGTCAGACGGTGCGGCGGTTGCATCGCGCCCATCCGTCGGCCCGGCTCGCGGTCACCGGCTGCTACGCCGAGCGCGCCCCGCAGGACGCCGCGGCGCTGCCCGGCGTCAGCGTTGTGGCCGGCACAGGCGACCCGGCCCGGCTGGTCGCAGCGCTGGCCGCGGGCCGCACGGTTCCCGGCGGCACCGGCTCGGCTCCTGCCGCCGCGATGGATGTCCCCGTGGCGTGGCGGGGGCACACCCGGCCCATGGTCAAGGTGCAGGACGGCTGCGACGCGGCATGCGCCTACTGCATCGTCCCCGCCGTGCGGGGCGCCGAGCGCAGCGCGACCCCCGATGCGGTGACGGCCCGCGTCGCGGCGTTGGCCGCGGCCGGCGCCCGCGAGATCATCCTCACGGGGATTCACCTGGGCCGCTACGGGCACACGCTCACGCCGCCCGCCTCACTGACCGACCTGCTGGAGCGGCTGCTGCGCGACACGCCCATCGGCCGCGTCCGCCTCAGCTCCGTGGAGCCGCTGGAGTTCGACGCGGCGCTCCTGGCGCTCATCGGCCGCGAGCCGCGGCTGGCCCCCCACTTCCACGTGCCCCTCCAGAGCGGGTCGGCGGCGGTGCTCGCGCGCATGGGCCGGCCGTACACGCCGGACCAGTACCTGGCGGTGGTGCGGCGGCTGGCGGCGCTCCGGCCGTTGGCCGCCCTGGGCGCCGACGTGATCGCGGGGTTCCCGGGCGAGACCGAGGCGGAGTTCCAGGAAACCACGGCGCTCGTCGCCGCGTCGCCCCTGACCTACCTGCACGTGTTCCCCTTCTCGCCGCGGCCCGGCACGCCGGCCGCCGCCATGCGCGGCCGCCTGCCCGAACGGGAAACAGCCCGGCGAACGCGCATCCTGCGTGGCGTAAGCCAGGAGAAACGCCGGCGGCACCTGGAGGCATGCCTCGGCCGCGCGCTCCCCGCCCTCGTCCTGCGGAGCGGCGGCCGGTTCGCCGGCAGCCAGGCGCTCACCGAGAACTACATCACCCTGACCCTCGCCGAGGCACTCCCGCCCAACACCGCCGTCGACGTCCGGATCCGCACGATTGACTCCCGCGGACAGGCGTCCGGAACCCTGGTCTGA
- the purE gene encoding 5-(carboxyamino)imidazole ribonucleotide mutase, whose translation MEQPVVGVLMGSLSDLEVMRGCLDTLAKLGIPYEVDVSSAHRSPDKTARYAATARERGLRVIVVGAGAAAHLGGVVAAHTTLPVVGVPIDSSPLQGMDALLATVQMPPGVPVAAMAVGKAGARNAAVFAAQVLALADPALAARLDRFKAEQADAVAEQSRQLREQLGSGGGA comes from the coding sequence ATGGAACAACCGGTGGTGGGCGTGCTCATGGGGAGCCTGTCGGACCTCGAGGTGATGCGGGGCTGCCTCGACACCCTGGCCAAGCTGGGGATCCCTTACGAAGTGGACGTCTCCTCGGCCCACCGCTCGCCCGACAAGACCGCCCGCTACGCCGCCACCGCCCGAGAGCGGGGCCTGCGGGTGATCGTGGTGGGCGCCGGCGCCGCCGCCCACCTCGGCGGGGTGGTCGCCGCCCACACCACGCTCCCCGTGGTGGGCGTGCCCATCGACTCGTCGCCCCTGCAAGGGATGGACGCGCTGCTGGCCACCGTGCAGATGCCGCCGGGCGTGCCGGTGGCGGCCATGGCCGTCGGCAAGGCCGGGGCGCGCAACGCCGCCGTGTTCGCCGCCCAGGTCCTCGCCTTGGCCGACCCGGCGCTGGCGGCCCGCCTCGACCGCTTCAAGGCCGAACAGGCCGACGCGGTGGCGGAGCAGTCCCGCCAACTCCGCGAGCAGCTCGGCTCCGGCGGAGGCGCCTGA
- a CDS encoding serine/threonine-protein phosphatase, whose product MANILKAPEPVLQCMDMIGGNHLDSYLIRTPGLDVWVDSRPHQTDAGGDVHLLSVCGSGRVTRMVMADVAGHGETSQETARMLRRLVREHINYLDQSRLVRDVNQAYSRHVHVGRFATMLFMTYYAPTGHLIVCNAGHPRPFHYSGRLGRWRPLDHATPDTGPSIREEKGSYGFQRVANLPLGIIPDTEYIQFEVHLDPGDLVVAATDAFIEARGPEGDELGELGLLALLGELQVGEPVAFGPALLAAVDRFRAAAPPQDDQTLLVARRTYDPPPKGGFAMIGRLLNRLLRRA is encoded by the coding sequence ATGGCGAACATTCTGAAAGCGCCCGAACCCGTCCTGCAGTGCATGGACATGATCGGGGGCAATCATCTCGACAGCTATCTCATCCGCACCCCCGGCCTCGACGTCTGGGTGGACAGCCGGCCTCACCAAACGGACGCCGGCGGCGACGTACACCTCCTGTCCGTGTGCGGCTCGGGCCGGGTCACCCGCATGGTCATGGCCGACGTGGCCGGTCACGGCGAGACCTCCCAGGAAACGGCCCGGATGCTGCGCCGCCTGGTCCGGGAGCACATCAACTACCTGGACCAGTCCCGGCTCGTGCGCGACGTGAACCAGGCGTACAGCCGGCACGTCCATGTGGGGCGGTTCGCCACCATGCTGTTCATGACCTACTACGCCCCCACCGGCCACCTGATCGTCTGCAACGCCGGCCATCCGCGTCCCTTCCATTACAGCGGCCGGTTGGGGCGCTGGCGGCCGCTGGACCACGCCACCCCCGACACCGGTCCGTCGATCCGCGAGGAGAAGGGATCTTACGGCTTCCAGCGGGTGGCTAACCTGCCGTTGGGCATCATCCCGGACACCGAGTACATCCAGTTCGAGGTGCATCTGGATCCCGGTGACCTCGTCGTGGCCGCCACCGACGCCTTCATCGAGGCCCGGGGGCCCGAGGGCGACGAGTTGGGCGAACTCGGCCTGCTGGCGCTGCTGGGCGAACTGCAGGTGGGCGAGCCGGTGGCATTCGGCCCGGCGCTCCTGGCGGCGGTGGACCGCTTCCGTGCCGCCGCTCCGCCTCAAGACGACCAGACGCTGCTGGTGGCCCGGCGGACCTACGACCCTCCTCCCAAAGGGGGCTTCGCAATGATCGGTCGCCTGCTGAACCGTCTGTTGCGGCGCGCGTAA
- the purD gene encoding phosphoribosylamine--glycine ligase — MNILVIGGGGREHALVWRLAQDPGVTAVTAAPGSDGMCPPAARAAVDAADVDALVRLAVDGRFDLVVVGPEAPLVAGLADRLAAAGVAVAGPGAAAARLEGSKIFAKDFMARHGIPTARYEVHDRAAGARRSLESGRFEFPVVIKADGLAAGKGVVIAADLSAAQAALAEMMERRCFGAAGDRVVVEEFLQGEEASFMALTDGEHVVPLPPAQDHKRVFDDDRGPNTGGMGAYSDDRILPPGLADAVLDTVIRPTVRGMTVEGHPFRGVLYAGLMLTAAGPRVLEFNVRFGDPETQAVLPRLRGSLAETLHLLAEGRLDRVRLETDPWPAVCVVLASGGYPGEYAKGRPIHGLELAGQQPHVTIFHAGTRREGDRFVTAGGRVLGVTARGADLDAAVMCVYEAASQIYFEGMHYRRDIALKGLRRYR; from the coding sequence ATGAACATCCTCGTCATCGGCGGCGGCGGTCGCGAGCATGCGCTTGTTTGGCGCCTGGCGCAGGACCCGGGGGTGACGGCGGTGACCGCCGCCCCCGGCAGCGACGGCATGTGTCCGCCCGCCGCGCGGGCGGCGGTGGACGCCGCGGACGTGGACGCGCTGGTCCGCCTCGCCGTCGACGGACGTTTTGACCTGGTGGTGGTGGGGCCGGAGGCCCCGCTGGTGGCGGGCCTGGCCGACCGGCTGGCGGCGGCCGGCGTGGCGGTGGCCGGACCCGGCGCCGCCGCCGCCCGGCTCGAGGGGAGCAAGATCTTCGCCAAGGACTTCATGGCCCGCCACGGCATCCCCACCGCCCGCTACGAGGTGCACGACCGGGCCGCCGGCGCCCGCCGCTCCCTGGAATCGGGCCGGTTCGAGTTCCCCGTGGTCATCAAGGCCGACGGGCTGGCCGCCGGCAAGGGCGTGGTGATCGCCGCCGACCTGTCCGCGGCGCAGGCCGCCCTGGCTGAGATGATGGAGCGGCGCTGCTTCGGCGCCGCCGGCGACCGGGTGGTGGTGGAGGAATTCCTCCAGGGCGAAGAGGCCTCGTTCATGGCCCTGACCGACGGCGAGCACGTCGTGCCGCTGCCCCCCGCCCAGGACCACAAGCGGGTGTTCGACGACGACCGCGGCCCCAACACCGGCGGGATGGGCGCCTATTCCGACGACCGGATCCTGCCGCCGGGTCTGGCCGACGCCGTCCTCGACACGGTCATCCGCCCCACGGTCCGCGGCATGACGGTCGAGGGTCATCCCTTCCGCGGGGTGCTCTATGCCGGGCTCATGCTCACCGCGGCCGGCCCCCGGGTACTGGAATTCAACGTGCGGTTCGGTGATCCCGAGACCCAGGCGGTGCTCCCCCGCCTGCGCGGCTCGCTGGCCGAGACGCTCCACCTGCTGGCCGAGGGCCGGCTGGACCGCGTCCGGCTGGAGACGGACCCGTGGCCGGCGGTCTGCGTGGTGCTGGCCTCGGGCGGCTACCCGGGCGAGTACGCCAAAGGCCGGCCGATCCATGGGTTGGAACTCGCCGGCCAGCAGCCGCACGTGACGATATTCCACGCCGGCACGCGGCGCGAGGGGGACCGCTTCGTGACCGCCGGCGGCCGGGTGCTGGGAGTGACCGCCCGCGGCGCCGACCTGGATGCGGCGGTGATGTGCGTCTACGAGGCGGCGTCCCAGATTTATTTTGAGGGGATGCACTACCGCCGGGACATCGCCCTGAAAGGTCTGCGGCGATACCGCTGA
- a CDS encoding oligopeptide transporter, OPT family, producing the protein MEPTSRSLAKNAYRPLEPGEQYVPYVTADAVMPEFTARVVITGILMTLLFSVAATYSGLKVAQVFEAAIPISILAVGLSQMFKRRNTILENVIIQSIGGASGLIVAGSIFTLPALYIMNVAPGTLTMVLTMYIVSVLGAFLGLLFLIPLRRYFVADMHGKLPFPEATAINEVFVSGEKGGEQARTLVYAACIGGVYDFLATSVRAWSEIINFQFIPFVRHLATTTKATVSINAVSLIVGLGFITGLRYSAIICAGGLFSTLIMVPLIYHFGQHVSALAIPPAPLPGFPEFIPGMSAGDVFRLYAQRIGVGAMAGAGIIGIIKSLPTIYKAFSLGFQQIFHPHTHAAATARTDRDLKMSTVLMGIAVCTVAVGAFFFYLISQDPASASKAVAISLTGLVIVFIFSFLFTTVAALATAMTGNNPISGMTLVTLIIGSTALVSVGLQGDFGKFAAIVMGAVVCTALALSGGFVTDLKAGYWLGSTPRYQQLSKVIGTLFAAMGVVLTVLLIHFAYGRPDAATGQFISGFMNTDVVPAPQANLFATILSGIFDNQPVTWLLYGVGLVLAILLEMMKIPPLAFAIGMYLPLQINTPLFVGGLISHWVAKSSKDEKVSEARVQKGTLLASGFIAGGAIMGVVGALVVLAGLHPYIDLAVGERNDILGQVISLIMFIGLCGFLYWDSRRAKASA; encoded by the coding sequence ATGGAACCCACCAGCCGGAGCTTGGCCAAAAACGCCTACCGTCCCCTGGAGCCCGGGGAGCAGTACGTCCCGTACGTGACCGCCGACGCCGTCATGCCCGAGTTCACCGCCCGCGTGGTGATCACGGGCATCCTCATGACCTTGCTCTTCTCTGTGGCCGCGACCTATTCCGGTCTCAAGGTCGCGCAGGTGTTCGAGGCGGCCATTCCCATCAGCATCCTGGCGGTGGGCCTGTCGCAAATGTTCAAGCGCCGCAATACCATCCTGGAGAACGTTATTATCCAGAGCATCGGCGGAGCGTCCGGCCTGATTGTGGCCGGCTCCATCTTCACCCTGCCGGCCCTGTACATCATGAACGTCGCGCCGGGCACCCTGACCATGGTCCTGACCATGTACATCGTCTCGGTGCTCGGCGCCTTCCTGGGGCTGCTCTTCCTGATCCCGCTGCGGCGCTATTTCGTCGCCGACATGCACGGCAAACTCCCCTTCCCGGAGGCCACCGCGATCAACGAGGTGTTCGTCTCCGGCGAGAAGGGCGGTGAGCAGGCCCGCACCCTGGTCTACGCCGCCTGCATCGGCGGCGTCTACGACTTTTTGGCCACCAGTGTCCGGGCCTGGTCTGAGATCATCAACTTCCAGTTCATCCCCTTCGTGCGCCACCTGGCCACCACAACCAAGGCCACAGTGAGCATCAACGCCGTCAGCCTGATCGTCGGCCTCGGTTTCATCACGGGATTGCGCTACTCGGCCATCATCTGTGCCGGCGGCCTCTTCTCCACGTTGATCATGGTGCCCCTGATCTACCACTTCGGCCAGCACGTCAGCGCCCTGGCCATCCCGCCGGCGCCGCTGCCCGGGTTCCCCGAGTTCATCCCCGGCATGTCGGCGGGCGACGTGTTCCGTCTTTACGCCCAGCGCATCGGCGTGGGCGCCATGGCCGGCGCCGGGATCATCGGCATCATCAAGTCGCTCCCCACTATCTACAAGGCCTTTTCGCTGGGCTTCCAGCAGATCTTCCATCCCCACACCCACGCCGCGGCCACCGCGCGCACCGACCGCGATCTGAAGATGAGCACCGTGCTCATGGGCATCGCCGTGTGCACCGTCGCGGTGGGCGCCTTCTTCTTCTACCTCATCAGCCAGGACCCGGCCTCCGCGAGTAAGGCCGTAGCCATCTCGCTCACCGGCCTCGTGATCGTGTTCATCTTCTCGTTCCTGTTCACCACCGTGGCCGCGCTGGCCACGGCCATGACCGGCAACAATCCCATCTCCGGCATGACCTTGGTCACCCTGATCATCGGCTCCACCGCCCTGGTGTCGGTGGGCCTGCAGGGCGACTTCGGCAAGTTCGCCGCCATCGTCATGGGCGCGGTGGTCTGTACCGCCCTGGCCCTGAGCGGCGGGTTCGTCACCGATCTGAAGGCGGGCTATTGGCTCGGCTCTACTCCGCGTTACCAGCAGCTGTCGAAGGTCATCGGCACCCTGTTCGCCGCCATGGGGGTGGTGCTGACGGTGCTGCTCATCCACTTTGCCTATGGCAGGCCTGATGCGGCCACCGGCCAGTTCATCTCCGGCTTCATGAACACCGACGTGGTGCCCGCGCCGCAGGCCAATCTGTTCGCCACCATCCTGTCGGGCATCTTCGACAACCAGCCGGTGACCTGGCTGCTCTATGGGGTCGGCCTCGTGCTCGCCATCCTCCTCGAGATGATGAAAATTCCGCCCCTGGCGTTCGCCATCGGCATGTACCTGCCGCTCCAAATCAACACGCCGCTGTTCGTCGGCGGCCTGATCTCCCACTGGGTGGCCAAGAGCAGCAAGGACGAAAAAGTCTCCGAGGCCCGCGTCCAGAAAGGCACGCTGCTGGCGAGCGGCTTCATCGCCGGCGGCGCCATCATGGGCGTGGTGGGCGCGCTCGTCGTGCTGGCCGGCCTCCACCCGTACATCGACCTCGCGGTGGGCGAGCGCAACGACATCCTGGGGCAGGTGATCTCGCTGATCATGTTCATCGGCCTGTGCGGGTTCCTATACTGGGATTCCCGCCGGGCCAAAGCGTCCGCCTAG
- a CDS encoding ABC transporter substrate-binding protein: MTAPVRITDAAGREWRFDRPPRRVVSLVPSLSHTLAGLGLADRMAGRTVFCLRPLELAATVPAVGGPKDPDVERVLALQPDLVFMDMEENRAAHAGALLDRGVPVWAVLPTSLDDVARLFAELGAVFGISDIAAAQAEILAACRERASRSWQVPIPVLCPVWRHPYMTFNRNTYIAALLRECGFQNVLDEAPERYIRFETALVPGGPDLRVLLPTEPYPFDEEMIPVVAADFRVATDQVFLVRGELLSWYGGYTATALATLMDLHQFMLEHATDT, encoded by the coding sequence ATGACCGCGCCCGTCCGCATCACGGACGCCGCCGGGCGGGAATGGCGGTTTGACCGCCCGCCCCGTCGGGTGGTCTCGCTGGTGCCCAGCCTGAGCCACACCCTGGCCGGCCTGGGCCTTGCCGATCGGATGGCGGGCCGCACCGTCTTCTGCCTGCGCCCGCTGGAACTGGCCGCAACCGTTCCCGCCGTCGGCGGCCCAAAGGACCCGGACGTGGAGCGGGTGCTGGCCCTCCAACCGGACCTGGTGTTCATGGACATGGAGGAAAACCGGGCCGCGCACGCCGGCGCCCTCCTCGACCGGGGGGTGCCGGTGTGGGCGGTCCTGCCCACCAGTCTCGACGACGTGGCGCGCCTCTTCGCCGAACTGGGTGCAGTCTTCGGGATCTCCGACATCGCTGCGGCGCAGGCGGAGATATTGGCCGCCTGCCGAGAGCGGGCCAGCCGCTCATGGCAGGTGCCCATCCCCGTGCTCTGCCCCGTCTGGCGGCACCCGTATATGACGTTCAACCGCAACACCTACATCGCCGCGCTGCTCCGGGAATGCGGTTTCCAGAACGTCCTGGACGAGGCGCCGGAGCGCTACATCCGCTTCGAAACGGCGCTGGTCCCCGGCGGTCCCGACCTGCGGGTGCTGCTGCCCACCGAGCCCTATCCTTTCGACGAGGAGATGATTCCGGTCGTGGCGGCGGACTTCCGCGTCGCGACCGATCAGGTCTTTCTGGTGCGGGGCGAATTGCTGAGTTGGTACGGCGGCTACACCGCCACCGCTCTGGCGACCCTGATGGACCTGCACCAGTTCATGCTGGAGCACGCAACCGACACTTAA
- a CDS encoding glycosyltransferase family 2 protein: protein MKLSVVIPFYNERHTLAEILRRVHAVTLPGIEKEIILVDDCSQDGSGDLAAELARELPGVVVLRHERNRGKGAALRTGFGRATGDWVLVQDADLEYDPEEYAILLKPVLDGKADVVYGSRFMGGSAHRVVYFWHMLGNRFITLWSNMLTNLNLTDVETCYKVFRRELLHRFELREDRFGFEIEITAKLARLRCRIYEVGISYYGRTYEEGKKIGWKDGVRALWCILKYNLFTRAPRPAAGDGA from the coding sequence ATGAAGCTCTCGGTGGTCATTCCTTTCTACAATGAGCGGCACACCCTGGCCGAGATCCTGCGCCGCGTTCACGCGGTGACTCTGCCCGGGATCGAGAAAGAGATCATTCTGGTTGACGACTGCTCGCAGGACGGCTCGGGCGATCTCGCCGCCGAGCTGGCCCGGGAGCTGCCGGGCGTCGTGGTCCTCCGCCATGAGCGGAACCGCGGCAAGGGCGCGGCCCTGCGCACCGGCTTCGGACGCGCCACCGGCGACTGGGTGTTGGTTCAGGACGCCGATCTGGAGTACGACCCCGAGGAATACGCCATCCTGCTCAAGCCCGTTCTCGACGGCAAGGCCGACGTCGTCTACGGCTCGCGGTTCATGGGCGGTTCCGCCCACCGGGTGGTCTATTTCTGGCACATGCTGGGCAACCGCTTCATCACCCTCTGGTCCAACATGTTGACCAACCTGAACCTGACCGACGTGGAGACCTGCTACAAGGTGTTCCGCCGGGAGCTGCTCCACCGCTTCGAGCTGCGGGAGGACCGCTTCGGCTTCGAGATCGAAATCACCGCCAAGTTGGCTCGCCTGCGCTGCCGCATCTACGAGGTGGGCATTTCCTATTACGGCCGGACCTACGAGGAGGGGAAGAAGATCGGCTGGAAGGACGGAGTCCGGGCCCTCTGGTGCATCCTGAAGTACAACCTGTTCACCCGCGCCCCGCGGCCGGCGGCGGGAGACGGCGCATGA
- the fusA gene encoding elongation factor G, which yields MAARSQLLKTRNIGIIAHIDAGKTTVTERILYYSGKIHRIGEVHDGTATMDWMVQEQQRGITITSAVTSFPWGDHQIQLIDTPGHVDFTIEVERSLRVLDGAVVVFCAVGGVEPQSETVWHQADKYHVPRLAFVNKLDRAGADFFGVVDQMRHKLAAVPLPLQLPIFHGDRLEGVVDLVESRALVWKDEDLGAEVVAEPVPDAVAAEVEHHRERLVEILADHDDTIAERFLDGAEVNAGELRAAIRRATLNLQLVPVFCGAALRNKGIQPLLDGVCAYLPSPLDMPPIRGHVPDTGAPAERHPDPAEPLCAYVFKVMMEEGRRMCFLRVYSGRLQVGQAAYNATQKQAERVARIFQLHSNKRARLDEAEAGHIVAVMGFKLAGTGDTLCDEEHPILLVRIDAYEPVISMAVEPRRNADLEKLQLMLRKFADEDPTFHAHDDPDTGQTIISGMGELHLEIVTDRLRTEYGLEVNVGKPQVVYRETVSAAAEGAAVFEHEIAGRDHYAAVTLRVEPLARGCGNQFSSQVPRDSILGFVYEAIETGVREAAFGGVLMGYPVADVATTLLALEQREGQASDIAFKACTMKAFALGVQAAGPVLMEPIMNAEVLVPEEFLGGVVGDLSARRGKVQKITPRKNLAVVDAQVPLSGMFGYSRAVRTLSQGRATFTMQFSHFEVMTGSGA from the coding sequence ATGGCCGCACGCAGCCAATTACTGAAAACACGCAACATCGGCATCATCGCCCACATCGACGCCGGCAAGACGACGGTGACGGAGCGGATTCTGTACTACAGCGGCAAGATCCATCGCATCGGCGAGGTCCATGACGGCACCGCCACCATGGACTGGATGGTCCAGGAGCAGCAGCGCGGCATCACCATCACGTCAGCGGTTACCAGTTTCCCCTGGGGCGACCACCAGATTCAGCTTATCGACACCCCGGGCCACGTGGATTTCACCATCGAGGTGGAACGCAGCCTACGGGTGCTGGACGGCGCGGTGGTGGTTTTCTGCGCGGTGGGGGGCGTGGAGCCTCAGTCCGAGACGGTCTGGCACCAGGCGGACAAGTACCACGTGCCGCGACTGGCTTTCGTCAACAAGCTGGACCGCGCCGGCGCCGACTTCTTCGGGGTAGTGGATCAAATGCGCCACAAGCTGGCCGCCGTGCCGCTGCCGCTCCAGCTGCCCATCTTCCACGGCGACCGCCTCGAGGGCGTGGTGGACCTGGTTGAGAGCCGCGCTCTGGTCTGGAAAGACGAAGATCTCGGCGCCGAAGTGGTGGCGGAACCGGTGCCCGACGCCGTGGCGGCGGAGGTCGAACACCACCGCGAGCGTCTGGTGGAAATCCTGGCGGACCACGACGACACCATCGCCGAGCGCTTCCTCGACGGCGCCGAGGTGAACGCCGGCGAATTGCGGGCGGCCATCCGGCGCGCCACCCTGAACCTGCAGTTGGTGCCGGTGTTCTGCGGCGCCGCGCTGCGCAACAAGGGGATTCAGCCGCTGCTCGACGGCGTCTGCGCCTACCTTCCGTCACCGCTGGATATGCCGCCTATCCGGGGCCACGTGCCGGACACCGGCGCGCCGGCGGAGCGGCATCCTGACCCGGCGGAGCCTCTCTGCGCGTACGTGTTCAAGGTGATGATGGAAGAGGGTCGTCGCATGTGCTTCCTGCGCGTCTATTCCGGCCGGCTGCAGGTGGGGCAGGCGGCTTATAACGCCACGCAGAAACAGGCGGAGCGCGTGGCCCGGATCTTCCAGCTGCACTCCAATAAGCGGGCGCGGCTTGACGAGGCCGAGGCGGGCCATATCGTGGCGGTGATGGGGTTCAAACTCGCCGGCACCGGCGACACCCTCTGCGACGAGGAGCATCCCATCCTGCTGGTGCGCATCGACGCCTATGAGCCTGTGATCTCCATGGCGGTGGAGCCCCGGCGCAACGCCGACCTCGAAAAACTCCAATTGATGCTCCGGAAATTCGCCGACGAGGATCCCACATTCCATGCCCACGATGATCCGGATACGGGCCAGACCATCATCTCCGGCATGGGCGAGCTGCATCTGGAGATCGTGACGGACCGCCTCCGCACCGAATATGGTCTGGAGGTGAATGTCGGCAAACCTCAGGTGGTGTACCGCGAGACCGTCTCGGCCGCGGCCGAAGGCGCCGCGGTCTTTGAGCACGAGATCGCCGGCCGCGACCACTACGCCGCCGTCACCCTGCGGGTGGAACCGCTGGCGCGGGGCTGCGGCAACCAATTCTCCAGCCAGGTACCCCGCGACAGCATCCTTGGTTTTGTGTACGAGGCGATCGAGACGGGCGTCCGCGAGGCTGCGTTCGGCGGGGTGCTGATGGGCTACCCCGTGGCGGATGTGGCCACCACGCTGCTGGCGCTGGAGCAGCGCGAGGGCCAGGCGTCGGACATCGCCTTCAAGGCCTGCACCATGAAGGCGTTCGCACTGGGGGTCCAGGCGGCCGGCCCGGTGCTCATGGAGCCCATCATGAACGCCGAGGTGCTGGTGCCGGAGGAGTTTCTGGGCGGCGTGGTGGGCGACCTGAGCGCCCGGCGGGGGAAGGTGCAGAAGATCACCCCTCGCAAGAACCTCGCCGTCGTCGACGCCCAGGTGCCGCTGTCCGGGATGTTCGGATACTCCCGTGCGGTCCGCACCCTGAGCCAGGGCCGGGCCACCTTCACCATGCAGTTTTCCCATTTCGAAGTGATGACCGGCTCCGGCGCGTAA
- a CDS encoding TerC family protein, producing the protein MSHETIMWLVFGVAVSGMLVLDLGVFHRRAHKVSIREALVWSAVWIALALVFAVGVWFELGRERALEFLAGYIIEKSLSVDNLFVFLVIFSYFGVAPRYQHKVLFWGILSALVFRAAFIAAGVTLIRQFHWVIYVFGVFLVYSGVKLFFQKGHEIHPEQNPILRLLRRFRRLFPITKRYLGGRFLFRRRGAWVGTPLLVVLIMIETSDIVFAVDSIPAILAITTDPFVVYTSNVFAILGLRALYFALAGVMEVFHYLHYGLAFILAFVGAKMLLADVYKVPVPVALGVVAVILAGSVVVSLLRPPSSSKDPEPPAALTGDRVTSAKE; encoded by the coding sequence ATGTCCCACGAAACAATCATGTGGCTGGTGTTCGGTGTGGCCGTGAGCGGCATGCTGGTCCTGGATCTGGGCGTGTTCCACCGGCGGGCGCACAAGGTGTCCATTCGCGAAGCGCTGGTCTGGAGTGCGGTCTGGATTGCACTGGCCCTGGTGTTCGCGGTCGGGGTCTGGTTTGAGCTGGGGCGGGAGCGGGCGCTGGAGTTCCTCGCCGGGTATATCATCGAGAAGTCGCTCAGCGTCGATAACCTGTTTGTCTTCCTGGTGATCTTCTCCTATTTCGGCGTGGCGCCGCGCTACCAGCACAAGGTGCTGTTCTGGGGCATCCTGTCTGCGCTGGTGTTCCGCGCGGCGTTCATCGCCGCCGGTGTCACCCTCATCCGCCAGTTCCACTGGGTGATCTATGTGTTCGGCGTGTTCCTCGTCTACAGCGGGGTGAAGCTCTTCTTTCAGAAAGGCCACGAGATTCACCCGGAACAGAACCCCATCCTCCGGCTGCTGCGCCGCTTCCGCCGACTGTTCCCCATCACCAAGCGCTACCTGGGGGGGCGCTTCCTGTTCCGGCGCCGCGGCGCCTGGGTGGGGACGCCGCTGCTGGTGGTGCTGATCATGATCGAGACCAGCGACATCGTCTTCGCTGTGGATTCGATCCCCGCCATCCTGGCCATCACCACCGACCCGTTCGTGGTGTACACCTCCAACGTGTTCGCCATTCTGGGCTTGCGCGCCCTTTACTTTGCCTTGGCCGGCGTCATGGAGGTCTTCCACTATCTGCACTACGGGCTGGCGTTCATCCTGGCGTTCGTCGGGGCGAAGATGCTGTTGGCCGACGTCTACAAGGTCCCGGTTCCCGTCGCCCTCGGCGTGGTCGCGGTCATCCTGGCGGGCTCCGTGGTCGTTTCCCTTCTCCGGCCTCCCTCCTCCTCCAAAGACCCCGAGCCGCCGGCTGCCCTGACCGGTGATCGGGTGACCTCCGCGAAGGAGTAG